The following are encoded together in the Oreochromis niloticus isolate F11D_XX linkage group LG12, O_niloticus_UMD_NMBU, whole genome shotgun sequence genome:
- the tars1 gene encoding threonine--tRNA ligase 1, cytoplasmic translates to MAEKTVVDKMSELQVDEGKKEGTGSGKDGGKKKGKNAAGDSGGRAELSPQPQYIEERLTLYTKLKAEHDALMAERAAKDSKPIKVTLPDGKVVEAESWKTTPYKVACGISQGLADNTVIAKVNNSVWDLDRPLEEDCSLQLLKFDDEEAQAVYWHSSAHIMGEAMERVYGGCLCYGPPIENGFYYDMFLENNEGVSSNDFPCLESLCKKIIKEKQPFERLEIKKETLLEMFKYNKFKCRILNEKVTTPTTTVYRCGPLIDLCRGPHVRHTGKIKALKIHKNSSTYWEGKADMETLQRIYGISFPDPKMLKDWEKFQEEAKNRDHRKLGREQDLFFFHDLSPGSCFFLPKGAFVYNTLIEFIRSEYRKRGFQEVVTPNIYNSKLWQTSGHWQHYSENMFSFEVEKEIFALKPMNCPGHCLMFDHRPRSWRELPLRMADFGVLHRNELSGALTGLTRVRRFQQDDAHIFCSMDQIESEIKGCLDFLRTVYDVFGFTFKLNLSTRPEKFLGDPEVWDQAEKQLENSLNEFGEKWVLNPGDGAFYGPKIDIQIKDAIGRYHQCATIQLDFQLPIRFNLTFVSHDGDDKKRPVIIHRAILGSVERMIAILTENYGGKWPLWLSPRQVMVVPVGPTCEEYAEKVKQEFHSSGLMTDVDLDPSCTLNKKIRNAQLAQYNFILVVGEKEKTSNTVNVRTRDNKVHGEHSVEECIKRLKQLKTSRCRNAEEEF, encoded by the exons ATGGCTGAAAAGACTGTCGTGGATAAAATGAGCGAATTACAAGTGGACGAAGGCAAAAAG GAAGGAACTGGAAGTGGTAAAGATGGAGGAAAGAAGAAGGGTAAAAATGCTGCTGGAGACTCTGGAGGCAGGGCTGAG cTGTCGCCACAGCCTCAGTACATTGAGGAGCGTCTTACTTTGTACACAAAGCTGAAAGCAGAGCATGATGCTCTGATGGCAGAAAGAGCTGCAAAGGATAGCAAACCTATCAAGGTTACTCTGCCTGATGGAAAGGTTGTTGAGGCCGAGTCCTGGAAGACCACGCCGTATAAGGTGGCCTGTGGCATCAG TCAAGGCCTTGCTGACAACACGGTGATTGCCAAAGTAAACAATAGTGTATGGGACCTGGACAGACCTTTAGAAGAAGACTGCAGCCTTCAGTTGCTCAAGTTTGATGATGAGGAAGCTCAAGCT gTTTACTGGCACTCCAGTGCTCATATCATGGGTGAAGCAATGGAAAGGGTGTATGGGGGCTGCCTCTGCTACGGTCCCCCTATCGAGAATGGCTTCTACTATGACATGTTCCTAGAAAACAATGA GGGTGTATCGAGCAATGACTTCCCCTGTCTGGAGAGTTTGTGCAAGAAAATCATCAAGGAGAAGCAGCCATTTGAGAGGCTCGAGATAAAGAAGGAAACTCTCTTGGAAATGTTCAAG taCAACAAGTTTAAGTGCCGCATTCTGAATGAGAAAGTCACCACACCTACTACCACAGTCTACAG ATGTGGTCCCTTAATTGATTTATGCCGGGGACCCCATGTGAGACACACTGGAAAAATCAAGGCACTCAAGATACACAAG AATTCATCCACATACTGGGAGGGAAAGGCGGACATGGAAACCCTCCAGAGGATCTATGGAATCTCCTTTCCTGACCCCAAAATGCTTAAAGACTGGGAAAAGTTTCAGGAGGAGGCCAAGAACAGAGATCACCGCAAACTGGGCCGG GAGCAGGACCTGTTCTTCTTCCATGACCTAAGTCCAGGGAGCTGCTTTTTCCTGCCTAAGGGAGCGTTCGTCTACAACACCCTGATTGAGTTCATCAGA AGTGAGTACAGGAAGAGGGGCTTCCAGGAGGTTGTGACTCCCAATATCTACAACAGCAAACTCTGGCAGACATCTGGGCATTGGCAGCACTACAGCGAGAACATGTTCTCCTTCGAGGTTGAAAAGGAGATCTTCGCTCTCAAGCCCATGAACTGCCCTGGACACTG TTTGATGTTTGATCACCGGCCTCGCTCCTGGAGAGAGCTGCCTCTTCGCATGGCCGACTTTGGTGTCCTGCACAGGAACGAGCTGTCAGGAGCTCTGACTGGCCTCACCCGTGTCCGCCGCTTCCAGCAGGACGATGCTCACATCTTCTGCTCCATGGACCAG ATTGAGTCGGAGATCAAGGGATGCCTGGACTTCCTGCGGACTGTTTATGATGtctttggcttcacttttaaactCAACCTTTCCACGAGACCAGAGAAGTTCCTGGGAGACCCAGAGGTCTGGGACCAAGCAGAGAAG CAACTGGAGAATAGCTTGAATGAATTCGGAGAGAAATGGGTTCTAAACCCAGGTGACGGAGCTTTCTACGGACCCAAG ATCGACATTCAGATCAAGGATGCCATTGGTCGATACCATCAGTGCGCTACTATTCAGCTCGATTTCCAGCTCCCAATCCGCTTTAACCTCACATTTGTCAG CCATGATGGTGACGACAAGAAGAGACCTGTGATCATCCACAGAGCAATCCTGGGATCAGTAGAGAGGATGATCGCTATTCTCACTGAAAACTACGGGGGCAAATG GCCTCTGTGGCTCTCTCCTCGTCAAGTGATGGTCGTACCCGTGGGACCAACCTGTGAAGAGTATGCTGAGAAA GTCAAGCAGGAATTCCACAGCAGCGGCCTCATGACTGACGTGGATCTCGACCCCAGCTGCACCCTGAACAAAAAGATCAGAAATGCACAGTTGGCGCAGTATAACTTCATCCTGG TGGtgggagagaaggagaagacAAGCAACACAGTGAACGTACGCACCCGAGACAACAAAGTCCACGGCGAGCACAGTGTGGAGGAGTGCATCAAGCGCCTCAAACAGCTCAAGACCTCCAGGTGTCGGAACGCCGAAGAGGAATTCTAA
- the LOC102080587 gene encoding uncharacterized protein LOC102080587, with product MTLREAGQRVQPKLSRYTVAGIIRTFRNENRIARRPAVGGRGRMFTPEQETHIVNMVIANNAIRLREIQQRIIDNDTIFENIHSASISALSRVLARHRIRMKQIYRVPFERNTEHVKQLRYDYVQRVMELEADAMGHELLFVDEASFNFSKTRRRGRNIIGHRAIINVPGQRGGNITMCAAISQNGVVHHHATIGPYNTAHILHSWTPCMTCSLFRDQSRPDMSSYGTMLVSIGLLWSATGLQTTHPSWHSTSLHTLHS from the exons atgaccctgagggaagctggccaacgggttcagcctaaacTGAGCCGCTACACTGTGGCAGGCATCATTAGGACATTTCGAAATGAGAATCG AATTGCTAGACGTCCAGCTGTTGGGGGCAGAGGCAGAATGTTCACTCCAGAGCAAGAGACCCATATAGTGAACATGGTGATTGCCAATAATGCAATAAGACTGCGCGAAATACAGCAGCGCATAATTGATAATGACACCATCTTTGAAAATATACACAGTGCAAGCATTTCTGCACTAAGTCGTGTACTTGCGCGCCACAGAATAAGAATGAAGCAAATTTACAGAGTTCCTTTcgagagaaacacagaacatGTAAAGCAACTGCGATATGACTATGTGCAG AGAGTGATGGAACTAGAAGCAGATGCAATGGGACATGAGCTACTTTTTGTGGATGAGGCCAGTTTTAACTTCAGTAAAACCAGGAGACGTGGCAGGAACATTATTGGACACCGTGCCATCATCAATGTCCCAGGACAACGTGGTGGTAACATAACCATGTGTGCAGCTATAAGCCAAAATggtgttgttcaccatcatgcaaCCATAGGCCCATACAACACTGCACACATATTGCATTCCTGGACACCTTGCATGACATGCTCACTGTTCAGAGACCAGAGCAGACCCGATATGTCATCATATGGGACAATGTTAGTTTCCATAGGGCTGCTTTGGTCCGCAACTGGTTTACAGACCACCCATCCTTCATGGCACTCAACCTCCCTCCATACTCTCCATTCTTAA